AGCCAGCAACCAAGCTGGCGAGTCCAGCTACCAGCAAAAGAATAAGAAATTTATTTTTCATTCAGTGTATGCAATCAAAATGCCCGGGTTCGTCAAGCACGAAGGAAGGAAATACGGTTGGAATTAATTGGAGGGAGCTGTTATATAACGTTGAAGTATTTTTTCATGATGGTTCTGGCAACTCTCTTTCTGGCTATCGGGGTTTTCGTTCTGGACCTGCTGATGCCCCTGGGTGCCAGCGGATGGGGGCCTTATTTGATTCCACTACTGATTTCTTTTAGAGTCAGGAAGTGGTGGTATCCCATTTTTCTTTCCCTGCTTTGTTCCCTGCTGCTGGTGATCGGTTATTTTTTCTCAGTGCCGAGCGGGTTATCCTTTAATTTCGTCGCAATCAACCGGCTTGTGGGCATTGGAATGCTTTGGATCACGGCATTGTTGCTGGTGAAGCGAAAGCAGGCAGACGAAGCGTTACTAAAACAGGTGGAACGGGAGTTGGCGCTCCGAAACGAGAGATTAAGCCTGATCGCGCGCATTGGTGGGATTGTTGGGGCACCGATGGAGGAACAGGGGTGTAAACTGGCAGAGCTGGCGCGCACGGCTTTTGGTGTGGATGGTTGCGTAATTCGGGTTTTGGAAGGCGACGATCTCGTACTATTTGGCAGTGCAGGAGGTGTTGAAGGCTATCTGGAGCCATGTGTATCGAAAGACTGGGGGCTGGGAAGACGAATCTTCGAAGAGCGTAAACCGGTCTTTGTACCAGATCTTTCCCAGAACCCAATGAGCGTGCCATTTATAAATCGGTTACCCACAGGCGCTTTGTATCGATCCTATGCCGGAGCGCCATTGCTGGCGCAAAACGAAACGTTGGGGCTTATAGGCATATACTCACAAAAGGAACTCCAGAGTTTCAGGGACGCTGATTTGGAACATCTCCAGATCGTGGCCAATAACATCGCGACCTCGATTTATAACGAACGACTGTATAAAAAGGTGAGGAATCAAAAAGATGAGTTAGCTGAGCAAATTACAGAAAGAAAACGCACTGAAGAGGCGCTAAGACAGAGTGAGGAACGGTTTCGCATTATCAGCGAGCAGTCCTTAATGGGAATTTACATAATCCAGGGTGAACGGTTCAAATATGCAAATCCCAAATTCGCAGAGATGTTTGGCTATGATGTGAGTGGAATGCTCTCCCTCAGTTCGGTCTTCGACGTCATAGTTGAAAAGGAGCGTCCCATCGTGAGTGAAAACGTTCGACTTCGCCTGGAAGGGCAAATTGAGGGGATACGCTATCGCTTCCATGGCCAGCGGAAAGATGCCGGTCTGCTCACCATTGAGGCGCATGGCTTCAAAGCAGAGTTGAATGGGGAACCGGTGATTCTTGGAACGGCGCAGGATGTGACGGAACGGGAAATGGATGAAGCAGAATTAAAACGTACCACCGAACAGCTACAAACGCTCTCACGAAGACTTTTGGAATTACAGGAAAGCGAAAGAAGGCACATCGCCCGGGAACTGCATGATGAAATTGGACAGGGGCTGACAGCTTTGAAAATAAACCTTCAAGCAGTGCAGCGCATGGCAAACTCCACTGCTTTTTCGCCACGTTTACTGGACAGTATTGGAATCGTGGACAAGACACTGCGACAGGTGCGCAATCTATCACTGGATTTGCGTCCTTCAATGCTGGATGACTTGGGGTTATTCGCAGCCTTGCGTTGGTATGCAGACCAACAGGCACAGCGGGCAGGGCTAAGGATTCAGTTTGCGGCCGAGCCGATGGAAATGCGCCAGGATCCGGCATTGGAGACCGCTTGTTTTCGAGTTGCCCAGGAAGCGTTGACGAATATTGTCCGGCATGCAGAAGCCCAGAACGTAACCATTGATTTAAATGTGGCTGAGAAGGATTTGCAATTGACGATACGAGATGATGGAATCGGGTTTGATATGAAAAAAGTCCGGGAACATGTGGCTGCAGGCAGCAGCCTTGGGCTGCTCGGAATGGAGGAACGAGCTTCGTTGATGGGGGGCAGGGTCGAGTTCAAGTCCACGCCGGGAGAGGGCACAGAGGTGTATGCATGGTTTCCGATTTCAAAGTCCCTTTCCACGCCCGGCACGAGTGAGGCAATAATTTGAAATGAGCACAATCCGTATCCTGTTGGCCGACGATCATACCCTCTTGAGGGCTGGCATACGTTCGTTGCTGGAGAAGATGCCCGGGGTGGAGGTTGTCGGGGAAGCAGCTGATGGCCGGGAAGCGCTCAGCCTTGTGAAGGCCCTTCAGCCAGGTGTTGTGTTGATGGATATAGCGATGTCCGGACTGAACGGGTTGGAAGCAACCGCCAGGATAGTAAAGGAGTTTCCGAGCAGCCGTGTAATCATCCTATCGATGCATGCCAATGAAGAGTACGTGCTGCAGACCTTGCGTGCCGGAGCAGCGGGCTATTTGCTCAAGGATGCCGCAACGGCGGAGTTGGAACTGGCAATCCAGGCGGTGTCACGGGGCGATACGTATTTAAGCCCCGCTATTTCGAAACGGGTGATTGAGGATTATTTAGGAAGAATCAACGGCCAAAAAAGTCCAATGGAACAGTTAACCCCGCGGCAACGGGAGATTCTGCAACTAATCGCAGAAGGTAAAAGCACGAAAGAAATGGCTTTTCTTCTTAATTTGAGTGTTAAAACGGTTGAGACGCACCGGACGCAGTTAATGGATCGCCTGGGTATTCATGACGTTCCGGGACTGGTTCGGTATGCAATGAGGATGGGGCTGATTTCATCAGCCACCTAAATTCCCTTAAAAGTAACAGTACGTAAGGCTAAATTCCCTGGAAAAGGAGAGCTAAGGTTTTTTCCTGCCCGCTCTAAGGTTTTACCTGATTGTTTACGATGTAAACTTTCACCACGATTCACCTCCGAGCTCCGGGTGTGTTGGGTTATACAACCAATGAGAGACTCATTCGAAATCCTGACCGAGTCTCAAGAAAGTCGAAAATTATTGTGAATCAAGCAGTAGATAGATTGAAACTTTTGCTGGTGGATGATAGTCCGGATTTCTTAAGTGTCGCATCCAACTTTCTATCACCCCATCCAAATTTGCAGATTGTCGGTCTTGCTGACTCGGGGGTGACTGCGCTCAGCCTAGTTCAAGAGAGATCGCCAGATTTGGTGCTTATGGACTTCTCCATGCCTGGAATGAATGGACTTGAAGCCACTCGCAAGTTGAAGTCCCTGATCGAGGCTCCACAAATAATTTTGATCAGTCTCCACGAAGGGTTTGTATTCAGCGATTCTGCACACAAGGCGGGAGCGGATGCATTTCTTACCAAGTCGGAGTTTGGAGAGAGGCTGCTTGATGTCATTGGAAAACTGTTTCCGGATTTACAAACCGAATCTATCAATGAATGCGTCTGATGAGTTAAACGAGAGCCCAGATGGGAGTGGGTGGAACGACAATGCTCCATTGAATATGAATGCTGAGTTTGGCCCGGAAGAATACTTCATTATTGAGTTCAGGCTTCATGTGATTCATTCCAATTACATGGAATGTAATTTTGCTGAGGAAGAGGCAGTTCAG
This window of the Pedosphaera parvula Ellin514 genome carries:
- a CDS encoding PAS domain S-box protein; amino-acid sequence: MMVLATLFLAIGVFVLDLLMPLGASGWGPYLIPLLISFRVRKWWYPIFLSLLCSLLLVIGYFFSVPSGLSFNFVAINRLVGIGMLWITALLLVKRKQADEALLKQVERELALRNERLSLIARIGGIVGAPMEEQGCKLAELARTAFGVDGCVIRVLEGDDLVLFGSAGGVEGYLEPCVSKDWGLGRRIFEERKPVFVPDLSQNPMSVPFINRLPTGALYRSYAGAPLLAQNETLGLIGIYSQKELQSFRDADLEHLQIVANNIATSIYNERLYKKVRNQKDELAEQITERKRTEEALRQSEERFRIISEQSLMGIYIIQGERFKYANPKFAEMFGYDVSGMLSLSSVFDVIVEKERPIVSENVRLRLEGQIEGIRYRFHGQRKDAGLLTIEAHGFKAELNGEPVILGTAQDVTEREMDEAELKRTTEQLQTLSRRLLELQESERRHIARELHDEIGQGLTALKINLQAVQRMANSTAFSPRLLDSIGIVDKTLRQVRNLSLDLRPSMLDDLGLFAALRWYADQQAQRAGLRIQFAAEPMEMRQDPALETACFRVAQEALTNIVRHAEAQNVTIDLNVAEKDLQLTIRDDGIGFDMKKVREHVAAGSSLGLLGMEERASLMGGRVEFKSTPGEGTEVYAWFPISKSLSTPGTSEAII
- a CDS encoding response regulator, yielding MSTIRILLADDHTLLRAGIRSLLEKMPGVEVVGEAADGREALSLVKALQPGVVLMDIAMSGLNGLEATARIVKEFPSSRVIILSMHANEEYVLQTLRAGAAGYLLKDAATAELELAIQAVSRGDTYLSPAISKRVIEDYLGRINGQKSPMEQLTPRQREILQLIAEGKSTKEMAFLLNLSVKTVETHRTQLMDRLGIHDVPGLVRYAMRMGLISSAT
- a CDS encoding response regulator transcription factor, yielding MNQAVDRLKLLLVDDSPDFLSVASNFLSPHPNLQIVGLADSGVTALSLVQERSPDLVLMDFSMPGMNGLEATRKLKSLIEAPQIILISLHEGFVFSDSAHKAGADAFLTKSEFGERLLDVIGKLFPDLQTESINECV